In Stieleria varia, one genomic interval encodes:
- a CDS encoding magnesium chelatase translates to MNAASTTHDSTDAPAISSLQELLDSGWQSKTVKQEIKDNFTRMLASGESLFPGIVGYDDTVVPEINLALLAGHDMLFLGEKGQAKSRIMRMLTRFLDPWLPYIDHPDLPVHEDPTHPITSLGRRLIAEHDPADIKIGWWNRSERYTERLSPGTKFADIIGEIDPAKLTGGVSMSAEEALSFGLIPRMHRGIFAMNELPELDDLVQVGLFNILEERDVQIRGYPIKFDLDVFILFSANPSTYNRSGKVIPQLKDRIGSIIQTHYPESRDSGIEILQQEVALDLEGDYPVTVPYFMYQLIEEITNQARKSKFIDQASGVSARFSLANFRNMVASARQRGIVHDERPAVPRISDLGHLYSSSLGKLELDLMGTHQMSEKQVLDSVVAKAIEVVFKEYVEEHGLSAIAEIFRGGVRVVVGDMLPSSQYAERLKSVPPAWEAAFEVNASESEAVRASCVEFVLAGLYSMERISRSQQHGKIEYET, encoded by the coding sequence ATGAACGCTGCTTCCACCACTCACGACTCAACCGACGCGCCCGCAATCAGCAGTTTGCAGGAACTGCTCGACAGCGGTTGGCAGTCCAAAACGGTCAAACAAGAAATCAAAGACAATTTCACCCGAATGCTGGCCTCGGGCGAGAGCCTCTTTCCCGGCATCGTCGGGTACGATGACACAGTGGTCCCGGAGATCAACCTCGCGTTGCTGGCCGGTCACGACATGCTGTTCTTGGGTGAAAAGGGGCAAGCAAAAAGTCGAATCATGCGAATGCTGACCCGATTCTTGGATCCCTGGCTGCCCTACATCGATCATCCCGATTTGCCGGTCCACGAAGATCCCACCCATCCGATCACTTCACTGGGCCGTCGTCTGATCGCAGAACATGATCCCGCCGACATCAAAATCGGTTGGTGGAATCGCAGTGAGCGGTACACCGAGCGTTTGAGCCCGGGAACAAAGTTTGCCGACATCATCGGCGAAATCGACCCCGCGAAACTGACCGGCGGCGTCAGCATGAGCGCGGAGGAAGCACTCTCGTTCGGGCTGATTCCACGGATGCACCGCGGCATCTTTGCCATGAACGAACTGCCCGAACTCGATGACCTGGTCCAAGTCGGATTGTTCAACATCCTGGAAGAACGCGACGTACAGATCCGCGGCTACCCGATCAAATTTGATCTGGATGTCTTCATTTTGTTCTCAGCAAACCCGTCGACGTACAACCGCAGCGGTAAAGTCATCCCGCAGCTAAAGGATCGGATCGGTTCGATCATTCAAACGCACTATCCGGAAAGCCGCGATAGTGGAATCGAAATCTTACAACAAGAAGTGGCACTGGACCTGGAGGGCGATTACCCGGTCACCGTCCCGTATTTCATGTACCAGCTCATCGAGGAAATCACCAATCAGGCGCGCAAGAGCAAATTCATCGATCAGGCCTCAGGGGTTTCCGCACGGTTCTCGCTCGCAAATTTCCGTAACATGGTCGCGTCCGCCCGCCAACGCGGAATCGTTCACGACGAACGACCTGCCGTGCCCCGCATCAGCGACCTCGGTCACTTGTATTCCAGCTCACTGGGCAAGTTAGAACTGGACCTGATGGGCACGCATCAGATGAGTGAGAAACAAGTGCTCGACAGCGTGGTCGCCAAAGCAATCGAAGTCGTCTTTAAGGAATACGTGGAAGAACACGGGCTTTCGGCGATCGCAGAAATCTTTCGCGGTGGCGTCCGCGTGGTCGTCGGCGACATGCTGCCCAGCAGCCAGTACGCGGAACGACTCAAAAGCGTCCCGCCGGCATGGGAAGCCGCCTTTGAAGTCAACGCGAGCGAGAGCGAAGCCGTCCGCGCCAGTTGTGTCGAGTTTGTCCTCGCCGGCCTGTACAGCATGGAACGCATCAGTCGTTCCCAACAACACGGCAAGATCGAATACGAGACCTAA
- a CDS encoding VWA domain-containing protein, which yields MKYRPGGIIHSYQKYDPISFPPPTQEPPDLVTPAFEQALMYGNFRELSEEELARAVRLDPSQIAGLGPSIDFLKALLEERKRKILETYETRGVQKKSRKAFSQAAKDVRVPQKLEKSFQQAIRTEQPYLLESIWYRIGDDHSAAATGLLNVAQRMSEKHQIEELVSKYEFTGNESMTVPKALEIKEELEKIDELLRQLEEASKTAQIGLIDMDMLGEFAQPGDMEQLEEMRRQVENLIREQAERQGLQRDSSGAFQLTPQAYKIFQGRLLERIFSSLAPSRSGRHTGDVIGEGAVELQQTKPYEFGDSVANMDMPQTVINALLRQGDERPLRLRGDDIVVHKTRNHPRCATCVIMDMSGSMRYDGQYINVKRMALALQGLIQKDYPGDFLRFIEMYTFAKLVKPGEIIDLMPKPVTIHDPWVRLKADMSDESISEVQIHPHFTNIQRSLQLARQNLINADTPNRQIVLITDGLPTAHCEGEWLYMLYPPDPQTEQATMREAQLCQREGITINIFLVPSWSQSEEDIRFASRLAQSTSGRVFFTSGNNLDRFVLWDYVQNRREIIS from the coding sequence ATGAAATACCGACCCGGCGGCATCATCCATTCGTACCAAAAGTACGATCCGATTTCGTTCCCGCCACCAACGCAGGAACCGCCGGACTTGGTCACGCCCGCGTTCGAACAAGCCTTGATGTACGGCAACTTTCGGGAATTGAGCGAAGAAGAACTGGCCAGAGCGGTCCGCCTGGACCCCAGCCAGATCGCCGGACTCGGTCCCAGCATCGACTTCCTCAAAGCGTTGCTGGAAGAACGCAAACGCAAGATCTTGGAAACCTACGAAACCCGTGGCGTGCAAAAGAAATCCCGCAAAGCCTTCTCGCAGGCCGCCAAGGATGTCCGAGTGCCGCAAAAGCTGGAGAAATCATTTCAACAAGCGATCCGTACTGAACAACCTTATCTGCTGGAAAGCATCTGGTACCGCATCGGCGACGATCACAGCGCCGCAGCCACAGGTCTTTTGAATGTCGCCCAGCGAATGAGCGAAAAACACCAGATCGAGGAACTCGTCAGCAAATATGAGTTCACCGGCAACGAATCGATGACGGTGCCCAAAGCGTTGGAGATCAAAGAGGAACTGGAAAAGATCGACGAGTTGCTCAGGCAACTGGAAGAAGCGTCCAAGACGGCACAAATCGGCTTGATCGACATGGACATGCTCGGCGAGTTTGCCCAGCCTGGCGACATGGAACAACTCGAGGAAATGCGTCGCCAAGTCGAGAACTTGATCCGCGAGCAAGCCGAACGTCAAGGTCTGCAGCGTGACTCCAGCGGAGCGTTTCAGCTCACACCCCAAGCGTACAAGATTTTCCAGGGTCGGTTACTGGAACGAATTTTCAGCTCGTTGGCTCCCTCTCGGAGCGGACGACACACCGGTGACGTGATCGGCGAAGGAGCCGTGGAGTTGCAGCAAACCAAACCCTATGAGTTTGGTGACTCCGTCGCCAACATGGACATGCCGCAAACCGTGATCAACGCCTTGCTGCGTCAAGGAGATGAGCGACCGCTGCGACTACGTGGCGACGATATCGTGGTCCACAAGACACGCAATCACCCCCGCTGTGCCACTTGCGTGATCATGGATATGAGCGGTTCGATGCGATACGACGGCCAGTACATCAATGTCAAACGCATGGCGCTCGCCCTGCAAGGTTTGATTCAAAAGGATTACCCCGGCGACTTCCTTCGCTTCATCGAGATGTACACCTTTGCCAAACTCGTCAAACCGGGCGAGATCATCGATCTAATGCCCAAACCGGTCACAATCCATGACCCGTGGGTACGGCTCAAAGCCGACATGAGTGACGAATCGATCAGCGAAGTGCAGATCCACCCTCACTTCACCAACATCCAACGCTCACTGCAACTTGCTCGCCAAAACCTGATCAACGCCGACACACCCAATCGTCAGATCGTGCTGATCACCGACGGCCTGCCGACGGCTCATTGCGAAGGCGAGTGGTTGTACATGCTGTACCCACCGGATCCTCAGACCGAGCAAGCCACGATGCGGGAAGCCCAACTTTGCCAACGCGAAGGCATCACGATCAACATCTTCCTCGTCCCCAGTTGGTCACAGAGCGAAGAAGACATCCGGTTTGCCAGTCGTTTGGCGCAGTCAACCTCCGGCCGCGTGTTCTTCACCAGCGGCAACAACCTCGACCGATTCGTCCTCTGGGACTACGTCCAAAACAGACGAGAAATCATCTCCTAA